The following proteins come from a genomic window of Meiothermus sp. QL-1:
- a CDS encoding 3-oxoacid CoA-transferase, whose amino-acid sequence MKRVPQITAEEAAAMVKDGDVLLVGGFGMTGNPVHLLHALAERPVKNLTYVGNNVGEAGLGGGRLLRNGQIKKAIGSYFTSNPEAVEAALRGELEVELLPQGSLAEALRAGGAGLGGFYTPTAAGTLLAKGRETRVIGGKEYVLVEPIRGNVAFIRAWKADTAGNLVYRMTEQNFNKAMATAADLVIAEVEQIVPVGELDPNHIHTPGCYVDYLVEARMTPEFLGSSASVEARKVDPKRLAMAQRALRELKPGDVVNLGIGIPTLVADLITPEMGIILHTENGMLGVGPSPKTGGAMDYPVNAGKIPVTALPGASYFDSADSFAMIRGGHVDVAIMGGLQVDEEANLANWAIPGKPLLGVGGAMDLASGARRLIITMTHTNPDGSSKIVPRCDLPLTARKAVDLVITELAVFGYPEGRLTLLELMPGASLEEVRAKTAARFVEAL is encoded by the coding sequence TTGAAACGCGTTCCACAGATTACCGCTGAGGAGGCCGCCGCCATGGTCAAGGACGGCGACGTGCTGTTGGTGGGCGGTTTTGGCATGACCGGCAACCCGGTGCACCTTTTGCACGCGCTGGCCGAGCGCCCGGTGAAGAACCTGACCTACGTGGGCAACAACGTGGGCGAGGCCGGGCTGGGCGGGGGGCGGCTGTTGCGCAACGGGCAGATTAAAAAGGCCATCGGCTCCTACTTCACCTCCAACCCCGAGGCGGTGGAGGCGGCGCTAAGGGGGGAGCTCGAGGTCGAGCTTTTGCCCCAGGGCTCGCTGGCCGAGGCCCTGCGGGCCGGAGGGGCCGGGCTGGGGGGGTTCTACACCCCTACCGCCGCCGGCACCCTGCTGGCCAAAGGGCGCGAGACCCGCGTGATCGGGGGCAAGGAGTACGTGCTGGTAGAGCCCATCCGCGGCAATGTGGCCTTCATTCGGGCCTGGAAGGCCGATACCGCGGGGAACCTGGTCTACCGCATGACCGAGCAGAACTTCAACAAGGCCATGGCCACCGCCGCCGACCTGGTGATTGCCGAGGTGGAGCAGATTGTGCCGGTGGGCGAGCTCGACCCCAACCACATCCACACCCCGGGCTGCTACGTGGACTACCTGGTGGAGGCCAGGATGACGCCGGAGTTCCTGGGCTCCTCGGCCTCGGTGGAGGCCAGGAAGGTAGACCCTAAGCGGCTGGCCATGGCCCAAAGGGCCCTGCGGGAGCTAAAGCCAGGCGATGTGGTCAACCTGGGCATCGGCATCCCCACCCTGGTGGCCGACCTGATCACCCCTGAGATGGGCATCATCCTCCACACCGAGAACGGGATGCTGGGGGTGGGGCCTTCCCCCAAGACCGGCGGGGCCATGGACTACCCCGTCAACGCCGGGAAGATTCCCGTCACCGCCCTGCCGGGGGCCAGCTACTTCGACAGCGCCGACTCCTTCGCCATGATTCGCGGGGGGCATGTGGACGTGGCCATCATGGGCGGCCTGCAGGTGGACGAGGAGGCCAATCTGGCCAACTGGGCCATACCGGGCAAGCCCCTTCTGGGGGTGGGCGGGGCCATGGACCTGGCCAGCGGGGCCCGCCGGCTCATCATCACCATGACCCACACCAACCCCGACGGCTCGTCCAAGATTGTTCCGCGCTGTGACCTGCCCCTTACCGCGAGGAAAGCGGTGGACCTGGTGATTACCGAGCTGGCGGTCTTCGGCTACCCCGAGGGCCGGCTCACCCTGCTGGAGCTGATGCCGGGGGCCAGCCTGGAGGAGGTGCGGGCCAAAACGGCAGCGCGCTTCGTGGAGGCGCTGTAG